Proteins from a single region of Geovibrio ferrireducens:
- a CDS encoding glycosyltransferase family 4 protein: MKKIILASNTSWSILNFRLNLMKALQNQGWEVIAVAPYDEYAEKIKVAGFKFYPIELSGKGTNPVKDFRTMINFYKIYKALKPDVICHFTIKPNIYGTIAASLLKIKTINNITGLGTLFVKKSVITSIAKLLYKISLNKASKVFFQNSEDYDLFISMGLAAEDKSDILPGSGVDLTLFKPNTNTLKRGEFTFAFISRLLWEKGLKEYVEAAAVLKEKYKNIEFILLGTTEEGSAEYAQISDIRAWEQSGYIKYYGVSDRVQDFIASSDCVVLPSYYREGVPRILLEAASMAKPIITTDSVGCRNAVDNGSSGFLCNPKNSVDLVYYMEKLFLMPIEQRMEMGLKGREKMISQFSEDIIINKYTEAVNSLTDKV; encoded by the coding sequence ATGAAAAAGATTATTCTGGCAAGTAATACTTCATGGAGCATACTTAACTTCAGGCTCAACCTTATGAAAGCACTGCAAAATCAAGGCTGGGAAGTTATCGCCGTTGCTCCGTATGATGAATATGCAGAAAAAATTAAAGTAGCCGGGTTTAAATTTTACCCCATAGAACTGTCAGGCAAGGGAACAAATCCCGTAAAAGACTTCAGGACAATGATAAACTTTTACAAAATATACAAAGCTCTCAAGCCCGATGTTATCTGTCATTTCACAATAAAACCGAATATCTACGGAACGATTGCTGCATCGCTGCTCAAAATAAAAACGATAAATAATATAACAGGCTTGGGTACTTTATTCGTAAAAAAGAGTGTAATAACGTCAATAGCCAAGCTCCTATATAAAATTTCTTTAAATAAGGCTTCAAAGGTTTTTTTCCAAAACAGTGAAGACTACGACCTTTTTATTTCGATGGGGCTTGCTGCTGAAGATAAAAGCGACATACTGCCGGGCTCAGGAGTGGACTTGACACTATTTAAGCCTAATACGAATACCCTTAAAAGAGGGGAATTTACTTTTGCTTTCATTTCCCGTCTATTATGGGAGAAAGGCTTAAAAGAGTATGTGGAAGCGGCAGCTGTTCTTAAAGAAAAATATAAAAATATAGAATTTATCTTGCTCGGTACTACGGAAGAAGGTTCGGCTGAATATGCCCAAATATCGGATATTCGGGCATGGGAGCAGTCCGGATATATAAAATACTACGGGGTAAGCGACAGAGTACAGGATTTTATAGCCTCTTCTGACTGCGTGGTACTGCCTTCATATTACAGAGAGGGCGTGCCTAGAATCCTTCTTGAGGCAGCAAGTATGGCAAAACCCATAATAACTACCGACAGCGTGGGGTGCAGAAATGCAGTCGATAACGGGAGCAGCGGTTTTTTGTGTAATCCCAAAAACTCTGTGGATTTAGTTTATTATATGGAAAAGCTATTTTTAATGCCAATAGAGCAACGAATGGAAATGGGGCTCAAAGGCAGAGAAAAGATGATTAGTCAGTTTAGTGAGGATATTATTATCAATAAATACACCGAAGCTGTTAATTCATTAACTGACAAAGTGTAA
- a CDS encoding phosphohexomutase domain-containing protein, which yields MPFKHVNAPESVVKNADKLFKPASYDIRAYVGEPGDFFSGKAVFTPDAAKTAGILMGGLSFTLRSGEKVALNEGDTCVIGYDNGPTSKALAESFADGLAETGVNVYIIGVSGSGQVYQNQNQLGADAHVQITRSHVEVTTNGAKFGIGIQGIHTYLLKQMNEALKTNAAVRFGSAKGKITDKTDEAYSVYFDKMVKTYKAYFADKDTSKIAVNLFGGTGCKYAELFRAVFGADVLLLGADLDVNSGAALADPTRKEMIEKVAGFSEALTEGFRIHSFDLDADRGSVTSGADALKAGAFGHYLGDALAYILADYKLKKSVPELLEKLSAKGVAAEKAERIKEIAETVYIDARYTSGVKSYVESLGGKTVFHTKGHSLWKETITANMAEMAELAGYGSISSFVADTGYRDYQIEASLHFFTTDVEDGIPRDDAVENIFVLEQVFTESGITNLNEYFASIPFRFITKEIRTTSVSNEAKEHITNEIVRVIKDTFCGLKGVETMEFDGQIRADWAEGFIMYGMSNTSPKLTFMAEGTTEEIRNSALRFLLGLHNHFKAQYGDSEPMDLAENDFFLKEAGYNLPEPDKVRLDDPEVRAFLKGFGIDKVL from the coding sequence ATGCCTTTTAAACATGTCAATGCGCCTGAGAGCGTGGTTAAAAATGCGGACAAGCTTTTTAAACCTGCCTCATATGATATAAGAGCCTATGTCGGCGAACCGGGTGATTTTTTCAGCGGGAAGGCTGTCTTCACGCCGGATGCGGCAAAAACTGCGGGCATCCTCATGGGCGGGCTGAGCTTCACTCTCCGCAGCGGTGAAAAAGTTGCCCTTAATGAGGGCGATACGTGCGTAATCGGTTATGACAACGGCCCCACATCAAAAGCGCTGGCGGAATCCTTTGCCGATGGGCTGGCGGAAACAGGCGTGAATGTTTATATCATAGGCGTTTCCGGCTCCGGTCAGGTTTATCAGAACCAGAACCAGCTTGGTGCGGATGCCCATGTGCAGATAACCCGCTCCCATGTGGAAGTAACCACCAACGGCGCAAAATTCGGCATCGGAATACAGGGAATCCACACCTACCTGCTTAAGCAGATGAATGAGGCGCTGAAAACAAACGCCGCCGTCCGCTTCGGCTCCGCAAAAGGGAAAATCACTGATAAAACCGATGAGGCATACTCCGTTTACTTTGACAAAATGGTGAAAACATACAAAGCCTATTTTGCGGATAAGGATACATCCAAAATAGCCGTGAACCTGTTCGGCGGAACAGGCTGCAAATATGCAGAACTTTTCCGGGCAGTGTTCGGGGCGGATGTTCTGCTCCTCGGCGCGGATCTGGATGTAAATTCCGGTGCGGCGCTGGCTGATCCCACCAGAAAAGAGATGATAGAAAAAGTCGCCGGATTCTCCGAAGCTCTCACAGAAGGCTTCCGCATACATTCCTTTGATCTGGACGCGGACAGAGGCTCCGTTACCTCCGGTGCTGATGCTCTTAAGGCAGGAGCATTCGGGCATTATCTCGGTGATGCGCTGGCTTATATACTTGCGGATTACAAACTGAAAAAATCTGTGCCTGAACTGCTTGAAAAGCTTTCCGCAAAAGGCGTGGCAGCGGAAAAGGCGGAGAGGATAAAGGAAATAGCTGAAACAGTTTATATAGATGCCCGATACACCAGCGGGGTGAAAAGCTATGTGGAATCCCTCGGCGGCAAAACTGTTTTCCACACAAAAGGGCACTCCCTCTGGAAGGAGACAATCACGGCGAATATGGCTGAGATGGCGGAGCTTGCCGGATATGGGAGCATATCCTCATTCGTTGCGGATACAGGCTACAGGGATTACCAGATAGAAGCTTCGCTCCACTTTTTCACCACAGATGTTGAGGACGGAATACCCCGTGATGATGCTGTGGAGAATATATTTGTTCTGGAGCAGGTGTTTACCGAATCCGGAATAACAAATCTGAACGAATATTTCGCTTCAATCCCCTTTCGTTTCATCACCAAGGAGATAAGGACAACTTCGGTGAGCAATGAGGCAAAGGAGCATATCACAAACGAAATCGTCAGGGTGATAAAGGATACTTTCTGCGGGCTTAAAGGTGTCGAAACCATGGAGTTTGACGGTCAGATACGGGCGGACTGGGCGGAAGGATTCATAATGTACGGCATGTCCAATACATCCCCCAAGCTAACCTTCATGGCGGAAGGAACAACGGAGGAGATAAGAAACAGTGCCCTGCGTTTTCTTCTCGGTCTCCACAACCACTTCAAGGCGCAGTACGGCGACAGTGAGCCCATGGATCTGGCTGAGAACGACTTTTTCCTGAAAGAAGCGGGCTATAATCTGCCTGAACCGGATAAAGTCAGGCTGGATGACCCGGAGGTCAGGGCATTTCTGAAAGGCTTCGGAATAGACAAGGTTTTATAA
- a CDS encoding glycosyltransferase produces the protein MKKAILINSLTCGGAERVVSLILKAVAEQENIELICLEKNNFYSVKDIKITYLTERCGRESGLLKLLYLPILAFKLKKYIKQEKIKLIQSHIFRANYVNILAAKFFSKHIVQVVNTIPICKYDKEGLTGKINKLLISFLYPMTDLIIVKSKAMKKELEDTFGFKNKIVILHNPYDTSYIKLSADEEVNDFEFKENTQYIVSIGRLVKQKRNIDLINALSTLPANIEAVFLGDGDKEQLLAAAEKLNVSARCHFLGKKGNPFKYMARSNLFVMCSEVEGFPNVLVEAMICGLPVISSDCISGPREILSPKSDENIIVKDEIDYAEFGVLYPVGRADLLAEAVSSLLNDRNMCQKYAEAGQSRAKDFDINIISEKYRRALNNEKDYSGK, from the coding sequence ATGAAAAAAGCCATCCTTATTAACAGCCTCACTTGCGGCGGTGCGGAAAGAGTGGTATCTCTCATTCTGAAGGCAGTCGCTGAACAAGAAAATATTGAGCTTATTTGTCTGGAGAAAAATAACTTCTATTCTGTCAAGGATATAAAAATTACTTACTTAACAGAGCGGTGCGGCAGAGAGAGCGGCTTATTAAAACTATTATATCTGCCAATTCTTGCATTTAAGCTCAAAAAATATATAAAACAGGAAAAAATCAAACTTATTCAAAGCCATATATTCCGTGCAAATTATGTAAATATTCTGGCTGCAAAATTTTTCTCAAAACATATTGTTCAGGTGGTAAATACTATTCCTATCTGCAAATACGACAAAGAAGGCTTAACCGGAAAAATAAACAAACTACTCATTAGCTTCCTATATCCTATGACAGATCTGATAATAGTAAAATCAAAGGCAATGAAAAAAGAATTGGAAGATACATTCGGCTTCAAAAATAAAATAGTCATCTTACATAACCCATATGATACAAGCTACATCAAACTATCTGCCGATGAAGAGGTGAACGATTTTGAGTTTAAAGAAAATACGCAATATATAGTTTCCATCGGAAGGCTAGTCAAACAAAAGCGAAATATAGATCTGATTAATGCTCTCAGCACACTCCCTGCAAATATCGAAGCCGTTTTTCTTGGGGACGGGGATAAGGAGCAGCTTCTGGCGGCTGCAGAAAAACTGAATGTATCTGCTAGATGTCACTTCCTCGGCAAAAAGGGAAATCCATTTAAGTATATGGCACGAAGTAACTTATTTGTAATGTGTTCAGAAGTGGAAGGTTTTCCGAATGTGCTTGTCGAAGCTATGATTTGCGGCTTGCCCGTAATCTCTTCAGATTGTATAAGCGGACCGAGAGAAATTCTTTCTCCGAAATCCGATGAAAACATTATAGTCAAAGACGAAATCGACTATGCAGAATTCGGCGTTCTTTATCCTGTCGGTAGGGCGGATCTGCTTGCTGAGGCCGTGAGTTCTCTGCTCAACGACAGAAATATGTGCCAAAAGTATGCAGAAGCAGGGCAAAGCAGAGCAAAGGATTTTGATATAAATATAATTTCAGAAAAATATCGAAGAGCTTTAAACAATGAAAAAGATTATTCTGGCAAGTAA
- a CDS encoding Rossmann-like domain-containing protein — MIYSHIFDEAAPLLENAIIQDYILGLDYTAVKTDAGSGMAYTFRNELPMHKSARTMEEDLRGRNALETAERYYSSPNSFEAGIGLAIINSALNNKSSVREDFLRPETFRGKKVGMVGWFRPMLEMMGEARADLKIFELKDIEGTYKPEAAAEIMPQCDVVMITGVTFINKTFHTYVPHIRKDAFRIILGPTTPMSVHLIEAGWHLAGSKILDFAAAADCIAHGLGTRNVKGAVEKIWI, encoded by the coding sequence ATGATTTACTCCCACATATTTGATGAGGCCGCCCCTCTTCTGGAAAATGCAATAATTCAGGATTATATTCTGGGGCTTGACTATACAGCAGTCAAAACCGATGCGGGAAGCGGCATGGCCTACACCTTCCGCAATGAACTGCCAATGCACAAATCCGCCAGAACCATGGAAGAGGATCTGCGCGGAAGAAACGCACTGGAAACGGCGGAGAGGTATTACAGCTCACCAAACAGCTTCGAGGCGGGAATCGGTCTTGCGATTATCAACTCCGCACTCAATAACAAGTCCTCAGTGAGAGAGGATTTTCTCCGTCCTGAGACATTCAGGGGGAAAAAGGTAGGCATGGTCGGCTGGTTCCGTCCGATGCTTGAGATGATGGGTGAGGCGAGGGCGGATCTTAAAATCTTTGAGCTTAAGGACATAGAGGGAACATACAAGCCGGAGGCCGCAGCGGAAATAATGCCGCAGTGCGATGTGGTGATGATTACGGGGGTAACATTCATCAATAAAACCTTTCATACCTATGTGCCTCATATCCGTAAGGATGCATTCAGGATCATTCTGGGGCCGACCACTCCCATGTCCGTACACCTTATTGAAGCCGGCTGGCATCTGGCAGGGTCAAAAATACTGGATTTCGCAGCAGCGGCGGACTGCATAGCCCACGGCTTGGGTACGAGGAACGTTAAGGGCGCTGTGGAGAAGATCTGGATCTGA
- a CDS encoding asparagine synthase-related protein translates to MNRKNLDSFLTCGYFFKYDNKKLHIDLSGIDREKYKGADENELINESARLWRESIAKDSTPNRRHLVPISGGLDSRAILAALLEHVEASQIQTYTFGSPNTLDYEIGNYIAKKLGTVHTAFDLTAYDYTIDELFDIAKRIDYQTHLFHHPPVRLLDEMYGDSLVWSGFLGDRFAGSYVQAISSKSLEEAKESFVRKNRYVRSCTLSASNDFYDLLEYEPIDIDRLSIDEQIEYPNRSAKYVAPHVLMEGYEYSTPFLYQPLIDFMLSIEDKHRKDQSLYRKMLLKTFPKEFSYKTKNNLGLPLSAPKIQVFAAKVAKKIHRTLFPAKNSFINYVCFNTQIRQRPAFTKLVKDNVCDLKSRNIINTLDIEKLFADHMTGKGNYGDALVVLTSLEIFLKAGFEP, encoded by the coding sequence ATGAATCGTAAAAATTTAGACAGCTTTCTCACATGCGGGTACTTCTTCAAATACGACAACAAAAAGCTGCATATAGATTTGTCAGGAATAGACAGAGAGAAATATAAAGGCGCAGATGAAAATGAATTAATAAACGAAAGCGCAAGACTCTGGAGAGAAAGCATAGCTAAAGATTCCACTCCTAACCGCAGGCATCTCGTCCCCATAAGCGGCGGGCTGGACAGCAGAGCGATTCTTGCGGCCCTTCTTGAGCATGTTGAAGCATCACAAATACAAACATATACCTTCGGTTCTCCTAATACTCTCGACTATGAAATAGGAAACTATATAGCTAAAAAGCTCGGAACTGTTCACACTGCTTTTGACTTAACTGCTTATGACTACACAATAGACGAGCTTTTTGATATAGCAAAAAGGATCGATTATCAGACACATCTTTTCCATCACCCGCCCGTCCGCCTTCTGGACGAAATGTATGGTGACAGTCTTGTCTGGAGCGGGTTTCTTGGTGATAGATTTGCAGGTTCATATGTTCAGGCAATAAGTAGTAAATCTTTGGAAGAGGCGAAAGAATCCTTTGTAAGAAAGAATCGGTATGTGCGCTCGTGTACTCTTTCAGCATCAAATGACTTCTATGACCTACTTGAGTACGAGCCTATTGATATTGACAGGTTATCTATTGATGAACAAATAGAGTACCCGAATAGATCAGCAAAGTATGTAGCTCCCCATGTTTTGATGGAAGGCTATGAGTATAGTACGCCTTTTCTTTATCAGCCGCTCATCGATTTTATGCTGAGCATTGAGGATAAACATAGAAAGGATCAAAGCCTTTATAGGAAAATGCTGCTGAAAACTTTTCCTAAAGAGTTTTCATATAAAACAAAAAATAATCTCGGACTACCGCTAAGTGCACCGAAAATTCAGGTTTTTGCTGCAAAAGTTGCAAAAAAAATTCATCGGACGCTTTTCCCTGCTAAAAATTCGTTTATAAACTATGTATGCTTTAATACGCAAATTAGGCAAAGACCAGCCTTTACAAAATTAGTTAAAGATAATGTATGCGACTTAAAATCGCGCAATATCATAAATACCCTTGATATAGAAAAACTTTTTGCGGATCATATGACCGGCAAAGGAAACTATGGTGATGCTCTGGTTGTATTGACATCCCTTGAAATTTTCTTAAAAGCAGGATTTGAGCCGTGA
- a CDS encoding mannose-1-phosphate guanylyltransferase/mannose-6-phosphate isomerase, whose product MINVILSGGSGTRLWPLSRTSLPKQFVKIFNDKSLFQMTEERNRSLCSSSLVVSNAEQFFLASDQLAESSTAVFLLEPVGRNTAPAIALACMLLEPEEIVLVTASDHLIKKQSAYEDAVKTAEKLADQGFLVTFGITPDYLETGYGYIEADGVDVRSFKEKPAKEKAEEYISANKEHASKKLPPKYLWNSGMFCFKAGVFLDELKKHSPAIFEASAAALKAKAVVQERQYRIKHEDMLAIPADSIDYAVMEKSDIVKVVPCDIGWSDLGSFDSLDAEAEAGENGNSVIAYSEDSPEPVYVDSSDNLVISSGRQIALVDIEGFLVVDTSDALLISKKGSSQKVKTVTEAIKKRKPELTEAHRLVHRPWGTYEVLLESSRYKIKRIVVKTGRKLSLQKHFHRSEHWVVVSGTATVTVGDKRFYVHPNESTYIPAGQIHRLENEGKVELAMIEVQVGEYVGEDDIVRIDDIYGR is encoded by the coding sequence ATGATAAACGTTATTCTTTCTGGCGGTTCAGGGACAAGGCTCTGGCCTCTCAGCCGCACAAGTCTTCCTAAGCAGTTTGTTAAAATTTTTAATGATAAATCTCTTTTTCAGATGACAGAGGAGCGGAACAGAAGCCTTTGCTCATCCTCGCTTGTGGTTTCCAATGCAGAGCAGTTTTTTCTGGCATCCGATCAGCTTGCCGAATCCTCAACGGCTGTTTTTCTCCTTGAACCCGTAGGCAGAAACACCGCTCCGGCAATTGCTTTGGCGTGTATGCTCCTTGAGCCGGAGGAGATTGTTCTTGTCACTGCGTCTGATCATCTCATCAAAAAGCAGTCCGCCTATGAGGATGCGGTGAAAACAGCAGAAAAGCTGGCGGATCAGGGCTTTCTCGTAACCTTCGGTATCACACCGGACTACCTGGAAACAGGCTACGGCTACATCGAGGCGGACGGAGTGGACGTGCGGAGCTTCAAAGAGAAACCGGCAAAGGAAAAGGCAGAGGAATATATAAGCGCAAATAAAGAGCATGCCTCAAAAAAACTCCCGCCGAAATATCTCTGGAATTCCGGCATGTTCTGCTTCAAAGCAGGTGTGTTTCTTGATGAATTAAAAAAGCATTCCCCCGCAATTTTTGAGGCCTCCGCAGCGGCACTGAAGGCTAAAGCGGTTGTTCAGGAGCGTCAGTACAGGATAAAGCATGAGGATATGCTCGCCATTCCCGCAGACAGCATCGATTACGCGGTAATGGAAAAATCGGATATAGTAAAGGTTGTTCCCTGTGATATAGGCTGGTCTGATCTCGGCAGTTTCGACTCTCTTGATGCCGAGGCGGAAGCGGGCGAAAACGGGAACTCAGTAATTGCTTATTCGGAGGATTCTCCTGAGCCTGTGTATGTGGATTCATCCGACAACCTTGTTATCTCCTCCGGGAGGCAGATAGCCCTTGTGGATATTGAAGGGTTTCTCGTGGTGGATACATCCGATGCGCTTTTAATATCAAAAAAAGGAAGCTCGCAGAAAGTTAAGACAGTGACAGAGGCGATAAAAAAGCGTAAGCCTGAGCTCACCGAAGCCCACAGGCTTGTTCACCGTCCGTGGGGCACATACGAAGTTCTGCTTGAATCCTCAAGATATAAAATTAAAAGAATAGTGGTTAAAACAGGCAGAAAGCTTTCTCTCCAGAAGCATTTCCACCGCAGCGAACATTGGGTGGTGGTGAGCGGAACAGCAACAGTAACCGTTGGCGATAAACGCTTTTATGTGCACCCTAACGAATCAACATATATCCCCGCAGGTCAGATACACCGCCTTGAAAACGAAGGCAAAGTGGAGCTTGCAATGATAGAAGTTCAGGTCGGCGAATACGTCGGCGAGGATGATATTGTGAGGATAGACGACATTTACGGCAGATGA
- the hisF gene encoding imidazole glycerol phosphate synthase subunit HisF, which translates to MLAKRIIPCLDVKDGRVVKGTNFVNLRDAGDPVEVAQIYDEQGADELTFLDITASSDNRSIILDVVAKTAERVFMPVTVGGGVRTLDDIRNLLNSGADKVSINSAAVARPEFVSEAALRFGSQCTVVAIDAKMKADGSGWEVYTHGGRKATGIDVVEWAALMEKYGSGEILLTSMDKDGVKDGFDLRLTRAVADAVSIPVIASGGAGNPQHMYEGVTQGGADAVLAASIFHYKEYSIAEVKQYLAARGVPVRMV; encoded by the coding sequence ATGCTGGCGAAGAGAATTATCCCCTGTCTGGATGTTAAGGACGGAAGGGTTGTTAAGGGGACAAACTTTGTGAATCTGCGCGATGCGGGCGATCCTGTGGAAGTGGCGCAGATTTATGATGAACAAGGCGCTGATGAACTGACATTTCTTGATATAACAGCCAGTTCCGATAACAGAAGCATCATTCTCGACGTGGTGGCAAAAACTGCGGAGCGTGTGTTTATGCCTGTTACCGTGGGCGGCGGGGTGCGGACTCTTGATGATATACGCAATCTGCTGAACTCCGGCGCGGACAAGGTTTCCATCAACTCGGCAGCGGTCGCCAGACCGGAGTTTGTCAGTGAGGCGGCGCTGAGGTTCGGCTCACAGTGCACAGTTGTAGCCATAGATGCGAAAATGAAGGCGGACGGCAGCGGCTGGGAGGTTTATACCCACGGCGGACGTAAGGCCACGGGTATTGATGTTGTTGAGTGGGCTGCGCTGATGGAAAAATACGGCAGCGGAGAGATTCTGCTGACCAGTATGGATAAGGACGGCGTTAAGGACGGCTTTGACCTCAGGCTTACCCGCGCTGTGGCGGATGCCGTGTCGATACCCGTCATCGCTTCCGGCGGGGCTGGAAATCCGCAGCATATGTACGAAGGGGTTACGCAGGGCGGCGCAGACGCTGTGCTGGCGGCAAGCATATTTCACTATAAGGAATACTCAATAGCAGAGGTGAAGCAGTACCTCGCGGCAAGAGGCGTTCCGGTAAGGATGGTATAA
- the aroF gene encoding 3-deoxy-7-phosphoheptulonate synthase: MIVVMRMDAEEQHLKDVVARAEELGFSPHVIYGKERNVIGIVGTNVKKDSVCVISEMPGVDNIVPISKPYKLASKEVKPETSIVDVCGVKFGGGEIPIIAGPCSVESEEQIVRSAQMVKAAGAKILRGGAFKPRTSPYAFQGHGEEGLKYLATARQETGLPVCTEVVNPRNVELVYKYTDMFQVGARNIQNFALLSMLGQTDKPVLLKRGMSTTIEEFLMAAEYILSEGNQRVILCERGIRTFETATRNTLDISCVPVVKDKSHLPIIIDPSHSGGHRQYVSALSKSAIAVGADGVIIEVHPEPDKAWSDAAQTISPEHFIQLMGEMRAVALAVGRYM, translated from the coding sequence ATGATAGTAGTAATGAGAATGGACGCGGAAGAACAGCACCTGAAAGACGTGGTGGCAAGAGCGGAGGAACTCGGTTTCAGCCCCCACGTCATCTACGGAAAGGAGCGCAACGTCATCGGCATTGTGGGCACTAACGTCAAGAAAGACAGTGTCTGCGTAATATCCGAAATGCCCGGTGTCGACAACATAGTCCCCATCAGTAAACCCTACAAACTCGCCAGCAAAGAAGTCAAGCCTGAAACATCAATCGTGGACGTATGCGGAGTAAAATTCGGCGGAGGGGAAATTCCCATAATCGCAGGCCCCTGCTCTGTGGAGTCAGAGGAGCAGATAGTTCGTTCCGCTCAGATGGTTAAGGCGGCGGGCGCAAAAATCCTCCGCGGCGGCGCATTTAAACCCAGAACAAGCCCCTACGCTTTCCAGGGGCACGGTGAAGAGGGGCTGAAATACCTCGCCACCGCAAGGCAGGAGACAGGCCTTCCCGTATGCACTGAAGTGGTAAACCCCAGAAACGTTGAGCTTGTTTACAAATACACCGATATGTTTCAGGTAGGCGCGCGCAATATACAGAACTTCGCGCTGCTTTCCATGCTTGGGCAGACAGATAAGCCTGTCCTGCTTAAACGCGGCATGTCCACTACTATAGAAGAGTTCCTCATGGCCGCTGAGTACATCCTCAGTGAGGGGAACCAGAGAGTCATCCTCTGCGAAAGGGGTATCAGAACGTTTGAGACAGCAACAAGAAACACGCTTGATATAAGCTGCGTTCCTGTTGTTAAGGATAAATCGCACCTGCCGATAATCATCGACCCCAGCCACTCCGGCGGACACAGGCAGTACGTATCGGCTTTGTCTAAATCAGCCATCGCAGTCGGAGCGGACGGTGTGATAATAGAGGTTCACCCCGAACCTGACAAGGCATGGAGCGATGCCGCCCAGACCATCAGCCCTGAACACTTCATCCAGCTTATGGGCGAAATGAGGGCCGTAGCCCTCGCCGTCGGCCGATACATGTAA
- the hisE gene encoding phosphoribosyl-ATP diphosphatase, whose product MNTEIIGKLVETVRERKRNPQDDSYTCKLLEAGENKLVKKLGEENAEFIRAFLKESDESVAGEAADIIYHMVVALEYRGVEFEAVLGVLENRFGKSGIRK is encoded by the coding sequence ATGAACACCGAGATCATAGGAAAACTGGTAGAAACTGTCAGAGAAAGAAAACGCAACCCGCAGGACGACTCATACACCTGCAAGCTTCTGGAAGCGGGCGAAAATAAGCTTGTCAAAAAGCTGGGCGAGGAAAACGCCGAGTTCATAAGGGCTTTTCTGAAAGAGAGCGATGAATCAGTAGCAGGGGAAGCCGCAGACATAATTTATCATATGGTGGTTGCGCTGGAATACAGGGGAGTGGAGTTTGAGGCCGTTCTCGGTGTTCTTGAAAACCGTTTCGGGAAATCCGGCATAAGAAAATGA
- a CDS encoding glycosyltransferase family 4 protein, with amino-acid sequence MKIVYASNSFIPSKAANSVHVMKMCNAFAKLGHEVVLISNGNKKFKESEITDVFAYYGIPKTFKIVEMDDVSFRNGGVIHGFKSALTLLQEKPDLVYGRAVIPCAFAAVRGIETIFESHSPLHDSSIVIRFFYSLLAKSKYFHRLVVISEALKRYYIGKQKAEILVAHDAADEADISQTIELKGRKDVLKIGYVGHLYQGRGIDIIVECAQRISRADFHIVGGNENDLQYWKSYSDKLGLANIFFYGHVSPAEAQKYRNSVDVLAAPYQKDVAVFGGKGNTSEWMSPLKIFEYMASKKPIICSDLPVLREVLNEGNSLLVKCDSIGEWVEAISLLKDEQLREKLAAKAYDDFSEHYTWLKRAESVLNGSV; translated from the coding sequence GTGAAAATAGTTTACGCTTCTAACTCGTTTATCCCGTCAAAAGCAGCTAACAGCGTGCATGTAATGAAAATGTGTAATGCGTTTGCCAAGCTTGGGCATGAAGTCGTATTAATTTCCAACGGCAACAAGAAATTCAAGGAATCAGAAATCACCGACGTATTCGCCTATTACGGAATCCCAAAGACTTTCAAAATAGTCGAGATGGACGATGTTTCGTTCAGAAACGGTGGAGTCATACACGGGTTCAAAAGTGCGCTTACTCTCCTGCAGGAAAAACCTGATCTTGTTTACGGCAGAGCAGTTATTCCGTGTGCATTTGCAGCCGTTAGGGGAATAGAAACAATTTTTGAGTCTCATTCTCCCTTGCATGACTCAAGCATAGTAATCCGTTTTTTTTACTCTCTTCTGGCTAAATCAAAGTATTTTCATCGTCTTGTAGTAATTTCTGAAGCCTTGAAAAGGTATTACATAGGCAAACAAAAAGCAGAGATCCTTGTCGCCCATGACGCAGCCGATGAAGCGGATATATCACAAACAATAGAGCTGAAAGGCAGAAAAGACGTTCTGAAGATAGGCTATGTCGGACACCTCTACCAAGGAAGAGGCATAGATATAATAGTTGAGTGCGCCCAACGCATATCCCGTGCAGATTTCCATATAGTCGGCGGGAACGAGAACGATTTACAGTATTGGAAATCCTACAGTGATAAACTAGGACTCGCAAACATATTCTTTTACGGACATGTATCTCCTGCTGAGGCTCAGAAATACCGTAACAGTGTTGATGTTTTAGCCGCACCTTATCAAAAAGATGTAGCGGTCTTCGGCGGCAAAGGAAACACTTCCGAATGGATGTCCCCGCTCAAAATATTTGAATACATGGCAAGCAAAAAACCTATCATATGCTCGGACCTGCCTGTTCTGAGGGAGGTGTTGAATGAGGGAAACTCTTTACTTGTAAAGTGTGATTCCATCGGGGAATGGGTTGAGGCAATCTCCCTGCTGAAAGATGAACAGCTAAGAGAAAAATTAGCTGCTAAAGCTTATGACGACTTTTCGGAACACTACACATGGTTAAAAAGAGCGGAATCAGTTTTGAATGGGAGCGTTTAA